The Thioalkalivibrio thiocyanodenitrificans ARhD 1 genome window below encodes:
- a CDS encoding tetratricopeptide repeat protein, which translates to MSELIRLLGPPHIERDGTRLPGPRGAKAWALFAYLVLRREAPGRRHLAELFFTEAEDPLAALRWNLSELRRAFARPDAFRGDPVELRLGGGVEVDVLRLLSATPEDLAAMVITGGELLEAISLDSNPAFEPWLLAERRRLATVVEAALREQVLLRLAADDGIEASRTAARLVAANPFEEGHHELLVRSFLAAGDRDAAAGHVQACTDLFRRELGVEPSRRLRDLLGAGAVGAALPVGGSATARAQMEAGEAALAAGATQAGIDLLRGAARQAAAVGDDALSVRVGLALGGALVHTMRGHEEAATVLHKAADAACRLGDRVMAATAYREIAFIDVQACRRQRARVWLDRAEAAAEGWHDELASIHGVRGMELSDAADYPEAITRLEQSLDHARRIQGQRQAALSDSLLGRVYLLTGRYAEARAHLERAAQAAERVRWLAFRPWPEALLAEVDIEEARLDAARDRLEHAFAMACQLGDPCWEGVAARGLGVLEARRGDHDLALTWLVDARHRCLRPASPYQWVHGWILDGLADVARVGNALQAADWARALESLATRGAMREFAVRACLHRHGLGDSQAMRAARVLAADIDNPQLRQRIH; encoded by the coding sequence ATGAGCGAACTGATCCGCCTGCTGGGTCCGCCGCACATCGAGCGGGACGGGACCCGCCTGCCGGGGCCTCGGGGTGCCAAGGCCTGGGCGCTGTTCGCCTATCTGGTGCTGCGCCGCGAAGCCCCCGGTCGCCGCCATCTCGCCGAACTGTTCTTCACCGAAGCCGAGGACCCGCTCGCCGCCCTGCGCTGGAACCTGTCGGAGCTGCGCCGCGCCTTCGCCCGGCCCGATGCCTTCCGGGGTGACCCGGTGGAACTGCGCCTCGGTGGCGGGGTCGAGGTGGATGTGCTGCGCCTGCTCTCCGCGACCCCCGAGGACCTTGCCGCCATGGTCATCACCGGGGGAGAACTGCTGGAGGCGATCTCCCTGGACTCGAACCCGGCCTTCGAGCCCTGGCTGCTGGCGGAACGCCGGCGTCTGGCCACGGTGGTGGAAGCGGCGTTGCGCGAACAGGTCCTGCTCCGCCTCGCCGCCGACGACGGGATCGAGGCCTCGCGTACGGCTGCCCGTCTCGTCGCGGCCAACCCGTTCGAGGAGGGGCACCACGAACTGCTGGTCCGCAGTTTTCTGGCCGCCGGCGATCGTGATGCCGCCGCCGGGCATGTGCAGGCCTGCACCGATCTGTTCCGCCGCGAACTCGGCGTCGAGCCTTCACGACGTCTCCGGGATCTCCTTGGCGCGGGGGCCGTCGGCGCAGCGCTGCCGGTCGGCGGCTCTGCCACCGCGCGGGCGCAGATGGAAGCGGGCGAGGCGGCACTGGCCGCCGGCGCCACCCAGGCCGGGATCGACCTCCTGCGGGGCGCGGCCCGCCAGGCCGCTGCGGTGGGCGACGATGCGCTCTCGGTCAGGGTCGGGCTGGCCCTGGGGGGTGCGCTGGTGCACACCATGCGGGGCCACGAGGAGGCCGCCACGGTGCTGCACAAGGCGGCCGACGCCGCCTGTCGCCTGGGCGATCGCGTCATGGCGGCCACCGCGTATCGCGAGATCGCCTTTATCGACGTGCAGGCATGCAGGCGACAACGCGCCCGTGTCTGGCTGGACCGCGCGGAAGCGGCCGCCGAGGGCTGGCATGATGAACTCGCCTCCATCCACGGCGTGCGCGGCATGGAACTTTCGGATGCCGCCGACTATCCGGAGGCCATCACGAGGCTGGAGCAATCCCTGGACCATGCCCGCAGAATCCAGGGGCAGCGCCAGGCAGCTCTGTCCGATTCACTGCTGGGGCGCGTCTACCTGCTCACCGGGCGCTATGCCGAGGCCCGTGCCCATCTGGAGCGGGCGGCGCAGGCCGCCGAGCGCGTGCGCTGGCTCGCATTCCGGCCCTGGCCGGAGGCCCTCCTGGCGGAAGTGGACATCGAAGAGGCGCGTCTGGATGCGGCGCGCGACAGGCTCGAACACGCCTTCGCCATGGCCTGCCAGCTGGGCGACCCGTGCTGGGAGGGTGTCGCGGCCCGTGGACTGGGGGTGCTGGAGGCGCGCAGGGGGGATCATGACCTGGCGCTGACCTGGCTGGTCGACGCCCGGCATCGCTGCCTGCGTCCCGCTTCTCCCTACCAGTGGGTGCATGGCTGGATCCTGGACGGCCTCGCCGACGTTGCCCGTGTGGGAAATGCGCTTCAGGCAGCCGACTGGGCCCGTGCGCTGGAGTCCCTGGCGACCCGTGGTGCCATGCGGGAATTCGCGGTCCGTGCCTGCCTCCACCGCCATGGCCTGGGCGACAGCCAGGCCATGCGCGCGGCCCGTGTGCTGGCGGCCGACATCGACAACCCGCAATTGCGGCAAAGGATTCACTGA
- a CDS encoding group I truncated hemoglobin produces MSLYEEIGGEQSIQTALDRFYDKVMDDRRVSRFFDGLDVQRIKHKQKAFLSMAFGGPADYDGRDLRAAHERAVSQGLREAEYEVFMGHFRDTLEELGVPDPKIRQILDIAATGRDDVLNR; encoded by the coding sequence ATGTCACTCTATGAGGAAATCGGTGGAGAACAATCCATTCAGACCGCGCTGGACCGTTTCTACGACAAGGTCATGGACGACCGGCGCGTGAGCCGCTTCTTTGACGGGCTCGATGTCCAGCGTATCAAGCACAAGCAGAAGGCGTTCCTGTCCATGGCCTTCGGCGGTCCGGCCGATTACGACGGCCGCGACCTGCGCGCGGCGCACGAGAGGGCCGTCTCCCAGGGCCTCAGGGAGGCGGAGTACGAGGTGTTCATGGGGCACTTCCGTGACACCCTCGAAGAGCTTGGCGTGCCCGACCCGAAGATCCGGCAGATCCTGGACATCGCCGCCACAGGCCGCGACGACGTCCTGAATCGTTGA
- a CDS encoding c-type cytochrome, which translates to MRRRTLGWFVAWLLPSLLAASPLWGQAVPEGEQLYTRNCAACHGSDGRGGVGVPLALEDFLANVPDSYLFATIRHGRPGRVMPAFDRLSDTEVQAIVDYIRDFGPPAPELSTAPVIGDPRRGEALFGTHCASCHGARGEGSPGTGVTFSRPRDLPILAPALNNPGFLKAATDAMIKRTLMQGREGTPMPSVTDLGLEEGDIDDIVSFVRSFEDRPPPVTAIRLEADSPVLMYESNHDFATTLENVKRAAVGMNFRIIREQYLDEGMVEPGRENRQQQMVYFCNFQQINEALAIDPRVGLFMPCRVTVVERDGVVQVMSINPKYLSPLFNNSYLNQLCDEMYAFYRDILEEATL; encoded by the coding sequence ATGAGACGGAGAACACTCGGATGGTTCGTGGCATGGCTGCTGCCATCACTGCTGGCCGCTTCACCGCTCTGGGGCCAGGCCGTGCCCGAGGGTGAGCAGCTCTATACCCGGAACTGTGCGGCCTGCCACGGCTCGGACGGGCGGGGCGGCGTCGGGGTACCCCTGGCCCTGGAGGACTTCCTGGCCAACGTCCCCGACAGCTATCTGTTCGCGACCATCCGCCACGGCCGGCCGGGCCGGGTCATGCCGGCATTCGACCGCCTGAGCGATACCGAAGTGCAGGCCATCGTCGACTACATCCGCGATTTCGGCCCCCCGGCCCCCGAACTGTCCACGGCCCCGGTCATCGGCGACCCGCGACGGGGCGAGGCACTGTTCGGCACACACTGCGCAAGCTGCCACGGTGCCCGGGGCGAAGGCAGCCCCGGCACGGGGGTGACTTTCTCACGCCCGCGCGACCTGCCCATCCTGGCCCCGGCCCTGAACAATCCCGGCTTCCTCAAGGCCGCCACCGACGCCATGATCAAGCGCACCCTGATGCAGGGCCGCGAGGGCACCCCCATGCCCTCCGTGACGGACCTGGGACTGGAGGAAGGAGACATCGACGACATCGTCAGCTTCGTGCGCAGCTTCGAGGACCGGCCGCCGCCCGTCACCGCGATCCGGCTGGAGGCGGACAGTCCGGTGCTTATGTACGAATCCAATCACGACTTCGCGACCACGCTGGAGAACGTGAAGCGTGCAGCGGTGGGCATGAACTTCCGCATTATCCGCGAACAGTACCTGGACGAGGGCATGGTGGAACCGGGCCGGGAGAATCGGCAGCAGCAGATGGTCTACTTCTGCAATTTCCAGCAGATCAACGAGGCGCTTGCCATTGACCCGCGGGTGGGCCTGTTCATGCCCTGCCGGGTGACGGTGGTGGAGCGCGACGGCGTGGTGCAGGTGATGTCCATCAACCCCAAGTACCTGAGCCCGCTGTTCAACAACAGTTATCTCAATCAGCTCTGTGACGAGATGTACGCGTTCTACCGCGACATCCTGGAGGAGGCCACCCTATGA
- a CDS encoding DUF4242 domain-containing protein, producing the protein MPRYVIERKLGDVSEAQLQEAAAYSKQVRETQFPDVGWDRSYVVKTDAGLHTFCIYEADNPERVVEHARAARLPADAIHEVVMVVDPAAL; encoded by the coding sequence ATGCCCAGATACGTGATTGAACGAAAGCTCGGCGATGTCAGCGAAGCGCAACTGCAGGAAGCGGCGGCCTACTCAAAGCAGGTGCGCGAAACGCAGTTTCCCGATGTGGGGTGGGATCGGTCCTATGTCGTGAAGACCGATGCAGGGCTTCATACCTTCTGCATCTACGAGGCGGACAATCCGGAGCGGGTCGTGGAGCATGCCCGCGCCGCCCGGCTGCCCGCGGATGCCATCCACGAGGTGGTGATGGTCGTGGATCCCGCGGCCCTCTGA